In one Nomascus leucogenys isolate Asia chromosome 13, Asia_NLE_v1, whole genome shotgun sequence genomic region, the following are encoded:
- the CD40 gene encoding tumor necrosis factor receptor superfamily member 5 isoform X1, translating into MVRLPLQCVLWGCLLTAVHPEPPTACREKQYLINSQCCSLCQPGQKLVSDCTEFAETECLPCGESEFLDTWNRETRCHQHKYCDPNLGLQVQQKGTSETDTICTCEEGRHCTSEACESCVLHRSCSPGFGVKQIATGVSDTICEPCPVGFFSSVSSAFEKCHPWTSCETKDLVVQQAGTNKTDVVCGPQDRQRALVVIPIIFGFLFAIPLVLVFIKKVAKKPTAKAPHPKQEPQEINFPDDLPGSNTAAPVQETLHGCQPVTQEDGKESRISVQERQ; encoded by the exons ATGGTTCGTCTGCCTCTGCAGTGCGTCCTCTGGGGCTGCTTGCTGACCGCT GTCCATCCAGAACCACCCACTGCGTGCAGAGAAAAACAGTACCTAATAAACAGTCAGTGCTGTTCTTTGTGCCAGCCAG GACAGAAACTGGTGAGTGACTGCACAGAGTTCGCCGAAACGGAATGCCTTCCTTGTGGTGAAAGCGAATTCCTAGACACCTGGAACAGAGAGACACGCTGCCACCAGCACAAATACTGTGACCCCA ACCTAGGGCTTCAGGTCCAGCAGAAGGGCACCTCAGAAACGGACACCATCTGCACCTGTGAAGAAGGCCGGCACTGTACGAGTGAGGCCTGTGAGAGCTGTGTCCTGCACCGCTCATGCTCGCCCGGCTTTGGAGTCAAGCAGATTG CTACAGGGGTTTCTGATACCATCTGCGAGCCCTGCCCAGTCGGCTTCTTCTCCAGTGTGTCAtctgcttttgaaaaatgtcacCCTTGGACAAG CTGTGAGACCAAAGACCTGGTTGTGCAACAGGCAGGCACAAACAAGACTGATGTTGTCTGTG GTCCCCAGGATCGGCAGAGAGCCCTGGTGGTGATCCCCATCATCTTCGGGTTCCTGtttgccatccccttggtgctggtCTTTATCA aaaaagTGGCCAAGAAGCCAACCGCTAAG GCCCCCCACCCCAAGCAGGAACCCCAGGAGATCAATTTTCCCGACGATCTTCCTGGCTCCAACACTGCCGCTCCAGTGCAGGAGACTTTACATGGATGCCAACCGGTCACCCAGGAGGATGGCAAAGAGAGTCGCATCTCAGTGCAGGAGAGACAGTGA
- the CD40 gene encoding tumor necrosis factor receptor superfamily member 5 isoform X3 — MVRLPLQCVLWGCLLTAVHPEPPTACREKQYLINSQCCSLCQPGQKLVSDCTEFAETECLPCGESEFLDTWNRETRCHQHKYCDPNLGLQVQQKGTSETDTICTCEEGRHCTSEACESCVLHRSCSPGFGVKQIATGVSDTICEPCPVGFFSSVSSAFEKCHPWTSCETKDLVVQQAGTNKTDVVCEKVAKKPTAKAPHPKQEPQEINFPDDLPGSNTAAPVQETLHGCQPVTQEDGKESRISVQERQ, encoded by the exons ATGGTTCGTCTGCCTCTGCAGTGCGTCCTCTGGGGCTGCTTGCTGACCGCT GTCCATCCAGAACCACCCACTGCGTGCAGAGAAAAACAGTACCTAATAAACAGTCAGTGCTGTTCTTTGTGCCAGCCAG GACAGAAACTGGTGAGTGACTGCACAGAGTTCGCCGAAACGGAATGCCTTCCTTGTGGTGAAAGCGAATTCCTAGACACCTGGAACAGAGAGACACGCTGCCACCAGCACAAATACTGTGACCCCA ACCTAGGGCTTCAGGTCCAGCAGAAGGGCACCTCAGAAACGGACACCATCTGCACCTGTGAAGAAGGCCGGCACTGTACGAGTGAGGCCTGTGAGAGCTGTGTCCTGCACCGCTCATGCTCGCCCGGCTTTGGAGTCAAGCAGATTG CTACAGGGGTTTCTGATACCATCTGCGAGCCCTGCCCAGTCGGCTTCTTCTCCAGTGTGTCAtctgcttttgaaaaatgtcacCCTTGGACAAG CTGTGAGACCAAAGACCTGGTTGTGCAACAGGCAGGCACAAACAAGACTGATGTTGTCTGTG aaaaagTGGCCAAGAAGCCAACCGCTAAG GCCCCCCACCCCAAGCAGGAACCCCAGGAGATCAATTTTCCCGACGATCTTCCTGGCTCCAACACTGCCGCTCCAGTGCAGGAGACTTTACATGGATGCCAACCGGTCACCCAGGAGGATGGCAAAGAGAGTCGCATCTCAGTGCAGGAGAGACAGTGA
- the CD40 gene encoding tumor necrosis factor receptor superfamily member 5 isoform X4 — MVRLPLQCVLWGCLLTAVHPEPPTACREKQYLINSQCCSLCQPGQKLVSDCTEFAETECLPCGESEFLDTWNRETRCHQHKYCDPNLGLQVQQKGTSETDTICTCEEGRHCTSEACESCVLHRSCSPGFGVKQIATGVSDTICEPCPVGFFSSVSSAFEKCHPWTSCETKDLVVQQAGTNKTDVVCGESWTMGPGESLGRSPGSAESPGGDPHHLRVPVCHPLGAGLYQKSGQEANR, encoded by the exons ATGGTTCGTCTGCCTCTGCAGTGCGTCCTCTGGGGCTGCTTGCTGACCGCT GTCCATCCAGAACCACCCACTGCGTGCAGAGAAAAACAGTACCTAATAAACAGTCAGTGCTGTTCTTTGTGCCAGCCAG GACAGAAACTGGTGAGTGACTGCACAGAGTTCGCCGAAACGGAATGCCTTCCTTGTGGTGAAAGCGAATTCCTAGACACCTGGAACAGAGAGACACGCTGCCACCAGCACAAATACTGTGACCCCA ACCTAGGGCTTCAGGTCCAGCAGAAGGGCACCTCAGAAACGGACACCATCTGCACCTGTGAAGAAGGCCGGCACTGTACGAGTGAGGCCTGTGAGAGCTGTGTCCTGCACCGCTCATGCTCGCCCGGCTTTGGAGTCAAGCAGATTG CTACAGGGGTTTCTGATACCATCTGCGAGCCCTGCCCAGTCGGCTTCTTCTCCAGTGTGTCAtctgcttttgaaaaatgtcacCCTTGGACAAG CTGTGAGACCAAAGACCTGGTTGTGCAACAGGCAGGCACAAACAAGACTGATGTTGTCTGTGGTGAGTCCTGGACAATGGGCCCTGGAGAAAGCCTAGGAAG GTCCCCAGGATCGGCAGAGAGCCCTGGTGGTGATCCCCATCATCTTCGGGTTCCTGtttgccatccccttggtgctggtCTTTATCA aaaaagTGGCCAAGAAGCCAACCGCTAA
- the CD40 gene encoding tumor necrosis factor receptor superfamily member 5 isoform X2 gives MVRLPLQCVLWGCLLTAVHPEPPTACREKQYLINSQCCSLCQPGQKLVSDCTEFAETECLPCGESEFLDTWNRETRCHQHKYCDPNLGLQVQQKGTSETDTICTCEEGRHCTSEACESCVLHRSCSPGFGVKQIAVRPKTWLCNRQAQTRLMLSVKKWPRSQPLRPPTPSRNPRRSIFPTIFLAPTLPLQCRRLYMDANRSPRRMAKRVASQCRRDSEAARSQECGHVGKQALGQRGWCCCCCGVRVRGWH, from the exons ATGGTTCGTCTGCCTCTGCAGTGCGTCCTCTGGGGCTGCTTGCTGACCGCT GTCCATCCAGAACCACCCACTGCGTGCAGAGAAAAACAGTACCTAATAAACAGTCAGTGCTGTTCTTTGTGCCAGCCAG GACAGAAACTGGTGAGTGACTGCACAGAGTTCGCCGAAACGGAATGCCTTCCTTGTGGTGAAAGCGAATTCCTAGACACCTGGAACAGAGAGACACGCTGCCACCAGCACAAATACTGTGACCCCA ACCTAGGGCTTCAGGTCCAGCAGAAGGGCACCTCAGAAACGGACACCATCTGCACCTGTGAAGAAGGCCGGCACTGTACGAGTGAGGCCTGTGAGAGCTGTGTCCTGCACCGCTCATGCTCGCCCGGCTTTGGAGTCAAGCAGATTG CTGTGAGACCAAAGACCTGGTTGTGCAACAGGCAGGCACAAACAAGACTGATGTTGTCTGTG aaaaagTGGCCAAGAAGCCAACCGCTAAG GCCCCCCACCCCAAGCAGGAACCCCAGGAGATCAATTTTCCCGACGATCTTCCTGGCTCCAACACTGCCGCTCCAGTGCAGGAGACTTTACATGGATGCCAACCGGTCACCCAGGAGGATGGCAAAGAGAGTCGCATCTCAGTGCAGGAGAGACAGTGAGGCTGCACGCAGCCAGGAGTGTGGCCACGTGGGCAAACAGGCACTTGGCCAGAGaggctggtgctgctgctgctgtggtgTGAGGGTGAGGGGCTGGCACTGA